Within the Leisingera thetidis genome, the region GGCAATGCGTTTTCACGCTTCGTGATCAATTCAACCGTCGGCTTTGCAGGCCTTGCCGACCCGGCCAGCGAATTCAACGTGCCCGCGGTCGACACCGATTTCGGCGAGACCCTGCACGCTTGGGGCGTTGGCGAAGGCGCCTATGTGGAGCTGCCCCTGCTCGGCCCTTCCACCAGCCGCGATGCGGTTGGCGTTGCCGTCGATTTCTTCACCAACCCGCTGGGCTATGCCGAGCAGAATACTGCCGAGAACATCAGCATCTATGCTGAGATCGTGCGCCGCATGGGCGATCGTGGCAACTATTCCGACACGATCGATTCGATTCTCTACGAGAGCGCCGACAGCTATGCGCAATCGCGCCTGATCTACCTGCAGAACCGCCGGTTCGAGCTGGGCGACGGCGCCGAGATCAAGGAAATCGACCCGTTCGAACTGGACACTGAAGGATTCTGATGATGGACCGCCGCAATTTTCTGATGAGTGCCGGCGCCGTGCTGGCAGTTGCGCCGCAGCCGCTGTGGGCATTGAACGAAAACAGCGCCAGCACGCTGATCAACAGCCTGGTTGCCGATATCAACCGTGTGATCGACTCCGGCAAGGGCGAGAACGCGATGTTCCGCGAGTTCGAGCGGATCTTCCAGCGTTACAGCGACACCTCCTATATCGCGGCATATGCACTGGGGGTGGACGGGCGCCGGGCGTCTTCGGCCCAGAAGAAGGCGTTCTCCAAGGCGTTCCAGGGCTACATCTCGCGCAAATACGGCAAGCGCTTCCGCGAATTCATCGGCGGCAAGCTGGAGGTCAAGGGCGTCAAGAAGGTGAAGAAATGGTATGAGGTGAGCACCATTGCCTACCTCAAGGGCCAGTCGCCGTTTGAGGTGACGTTCCTGGTGTCGGACCGCTCGGGCCGGGATCTGTTCTTCAACATGTTCATCGAAGGGGTGAACCTGCTGCTGACCGAGCGCACCGAGATCGGCGCGATCCTGGACAGCAAGAAGGGCGACATCGACGCGCTGATCGCCGAGCTGGACCGGCTGAGCTGAGCCCTGCACCTATCTGAAGCATTCTGAAAGGCTCCCTTCCCGGGGAGCCTTTTTCATCTGCCGCATCCATCTGCCGCACCCAAGAGGGGGCTGCTGCCGGCAAACGGGGCTCTCCCGCCCGTCGCTGCTGCATCAAAGATGCTGCGCTCCCGTTAGGCCCGGCGCCCTGCCCGGCGGGCAGGGCGCACGCCGCACCTGCAAGGTGCGGCGCTGGACCCAACTGGCGATGGCGCCCGCAAGGGAGCCCGGAGCCAGGCGGGAGCACCTCCGTTTCTGATCCGGTCAGTTGCCCAGGATGTCGCGCAGGATGTTGTCGACCGCACGGCCCAGCTCCTTGCCCAGCTGCGGCCCCTGGCGGCGGCGCTCGCGGCGGGTTTGCTGCGGCGGCGGGGCGATCGGGGCGGGCTCCAGCATCGGCAGCGGCTTCGGAGTGAGGCCGTCGTGCACCCGCACCATGGTCTCGCGCCAGATCTCGGCCGGCAGGCCGCCGCCGGTCACGCCGCTGAGCGGCGTGTTGTCGTCATAGCCCATCCAGACCCCCGCCACGTAATCGGCGGTGAAGCCGATGAACCAGGCATCCTTGGCCGCCGAGGTCGTTCCCGACTTGCCGGCTGCCTGCCAGCCCGGGATCTGTGCCCGCTGGCCGGTGCCGCCGGAAATCACCTTCTCCATCATCCAGACCAGCTGCTGCGCCGCCTCGGGACGGATCACCCGTTCGCCGATGCCGCCGCTGGCGCCCATCAGCGCCTCGCTGTCCTCGACCAGTTTCAGCTCGCTCACCCCGTAAGGCGTCACCGAAGAGCCGCCGTTGAGGATGCCGGCATAGGCGCCGGTCATTTCCAGCAGTGAGCTTTCCGAGGCACCCAGCGCCAGCGCAGGCCCGGCCGCCAGGTCGCTGTCGATGCCGAAATCCCGCGCCACCCGGCTGACCTTGTCCCGGCCCACCGCCTCGGAAATCTTGACCGCCGGCACGTTGAGGGAATCGCGCAGCGCGCGGGCCAGCGTCACTTCGCCGTAAAACCTGCGGGTATAGTTATCCGGGCACCACTGGCCGGATCCGGGGATATTCAGGCAGTATTTGGCATCCAGCACCCGGTCATACGGCGAGTAGCCCAGCTCCAGTGCTGTTGCATAGACAAAGGGTTTGAAGGCCGATCCGGTCTGCCGCTTGGCCTGGGTCGCGCGGTTGAACACGCCCGATACCTTCGTCCTGCGGCCGCCCACCATGGCGCGCACCGCGCCATCGGCGCTCATCACCACAATCGCCGCCTGCGCCTTGGAGCCGGAGCGGACCTTGTTCTCGAAGATGTATTTCAGCGCTTCCTCAGCCGCTCCCTGCAGACGCTGGTCGAGAGTAGAGCGGATCACCACATCCTCAGTGGTCTGGTCGCCCAGGAAATCCGGGATGCTGTCCATCACCCAATCGGCGAAATACCCCCCTGCCCGCGCCGCCGCGGCCTCGCTCAGCTCTGCCGGGCTGTCCTGATTCTTCTGCATCTCCGCCGCAGTCAGATACCCCTGCTCCTGCATCAGCCGCAGCACGGTGGCTGCCCGGTCCTGCGAGCGCTGCAGGTTATTGGTGGGCGCCAGCGTCGAGGGCGCGGTCAGCAGACCCGCCAGCATCGCGCCTTCGGCCGGGTTCAGCTGGTTTGCGGATTTGCCGAAATACCGCTGTGCTGCGGCCTCCGCGCCATAGGCCCCGCCGCCCATATAAGCGCGGTTCATGTAGATCGAGAGGATCTCGTCCTTGGTGTACTTGGCTTCCATCGCCAGCGCAAAGATCGCCTCGGTCCCCTTGCGCCAGAGCGAGCCCTTGCGGCAGTCGGCCTCATAGGCGCTTTCGCTTTTCCACTCGGCCGGGTCATAGACCTTGCCGAGGCACAGGAGTTTCGCGGCCTGCTGGGTGATGGTGGAGCCGCCGTGGCCCGACAACGGCCCGCGGCCTTCGCTCAGGTTGATGCGGATAGCGCTGGCAACGCCGCGCGGCGAGATGCCGAAGTGGCGGTAGAACCGCTTGTCCTCAGTCGCAACAATGGCGTTCTTCAGATGCGGTGAAACCGTATCCGCCGTTACCACGCCGCCGAACTGGTCGCCGCGCCAGGCGAACACCTCGCCCTCGCGGTCGAGAATGGTGACAGAGCCGCGGGCGCGCCCGTCCAGATAGGCCGAGACCTCCGGCAGCCTGGCATATTGAAACGCCACCGCCAGCCCGGCCAGCAGGCAGACCACCATGCCGATGCGCCAGGTCAGGCCCCAGGCCAGCCGGAAGGCGAAAGCAAAGGGCGCCAGCAAGAGGCCGATGAACCCGCGTTTCTTCGGCACCGGCCTGGCGCGGGTCTTCTTGCGGGCAAACAGGCGCGCCAGCAGGCCCGGCTTCCTGGCCTTGCGCGCGGGTGCCTTGCGCGCAGGCTTCTTCGCGGCGGAGGGTTTGCCCCTGCCGCCCTTGGAATAGCGTTTGTCTGCCACCAGAGGCTTTCGCCCGGATCCTTGAGCCATCGTCATTTCCTGCCCGGTTTGCCCGTTTGCCGGGACAATACCCTGCCCGCCCCGGAATGTAGAGGGGGCAGAATCCGGACCTTTCCCCCTTTGCCAGCTGTCCGGTTTTTAAGCGAAGGGGGCAAAAGGCGCAAAATTATTGTGCGCACGCAGAAAGACGCGCGGAAACTTGCTGGCCGCAGCTTTGAACGACTCGGGCGCCCGGTTTTGCTGCAGGTGCAAAGTGATTGGGCATGAGGCCCGCACACGGCAGAACCAAGAGGTGCTGAGATGAAAATGATCATAGCTGCCATCAAGCCCTTCAAGCTGGACGAGGTCCGCCAGGCGCTGACCGGTCTTGGCGTGAGCGGGCTGATGGTGACCGAAATCAAGGGCTTTGGCGCCCAGGCAGGCCACACGGAAATCTACCGCGGCGCGGAATACGAGGTGAATTTCGTGCCGAAGCTGAAGCTGGAGCTGGTGGTGCCTGCAGACCAGGCCGAGCAGGCCGTCAGCGTCATCGCCGAGACCGCCCGCACCGGCAAGATCGGCGATGGCAAGATTTTTGTTCTGGATGTCGAACAGGCCGTGCGGGTGCGCACCGGCGAAACCGATCTCGAGGCGCTGTAAGGCGCCCGGCATGGAGGAAAGACCTATGAAGACCCTGAAACTCCCCCTGACGGCGCTGGCGCTGGCAGCCCTGCCGGGCCTGGCGCTGGCCCAGGACGGCCCCGCCCCCGGCGTGAACCCGGCCACGGATACCGTGTTCATCCTGAACTCGCTTCTGTTCCTGATCGGCGGCTGCCTGGTGTTCTGGATGGCCGCGGGCTTTGCCATGCTTGAGGCCGGCCTGGTGCGCTCCAAGAACGTGACCATGCAGCTGACCAAGAACATGGCGTTGTTCTCATTGGCGGCGGTGTTCTACTGGCTGATCGGCTATAACCTGATGTATCCGCTGGGCAATTGGGCCGTTGACGGCGTGCTGTCCGGCGTCTTCGGTCCCGGCGTGCTGGAGGCGGTGGGGATCACCGCGGAGGGGGCGGATGATTATTCCTATGCCTCCACCGGCTCGGACTTCTTCTTCCAGCTGATGTTCTGTGCCGCCACCGCCTCGATCGTTTCGGGCACCCTGGCGGAGCGCATCAAGCTGTGGCCCTTCCTTATCTTCACCATCGTCCTGACCGCGGTGATCTACCCGTTCCAGGCCAGCTGGAAATGGGGCGGCGGCTTCCTGGACCAGATGGGCTTCCTGGATTTTGCCGGTTCCACCGTGGTGCATTCGGTGGGCGGCTGGGCGGCGCT harbors:
- a CDS encoding MlaA family lipoprotein, which produces MLRPLKFVPALILAAFAAGCATQDPVARASGEVFDPYERTNRGIHAFNRGVDRLAFRPASKGYVAIVPAPMVTSFSHFAENLSMPGQMVNALLQGDLKMAGNAFSRFVINSTVGFAGLADPASEFNVPAVDTDFGETLHAWGVGEGAYVELPLLGPSTSRDAVGVAVDFFTNPLGYAEQNTAENISIYAEIVRRMGDRGNYSDTIDSILYESADSYAQSRLIYLQNRRFELGDGAEIKEIDPFELDTEGF
- a CDS encoding MlaC/ttg2D family ABC transporter substrate-binding protein → MDRRNFLMSAGAVLAVAPQPLWALNENSASTLINSLVADINRVIDSGKGENAMFREFERIFQRYSDTSYIAAYALGVDGRRASSAQKKAFSKAFQGYISRKYGKRFREFIGGKLEVKGVKKVKKWYEVSTIAYLKGQSPFEVTFLVSDRSGRDLFFNMFIEGVNLLLTERTEIGAILDSKKGDIDALIAELDRLS
- a CDS encoding transglycosylase domain-containing protein, whose protein sequence is MAQGSGRKPLVADKRYSKGGRGKPSAAKKPARKAPARKARKPGLLARLFARKKTRARPVPKKRGFIGLLLAPFAFAFRLAWGLTWRIGMVVCLLAGLAVAFQYARLPEVSAYLDGRARGSVTILDREGEVFAWRGDQFGGVVTADTVSPHLKNAIVATEDKRFYRHFGISPRGVASAIRINLSEGRGPLSGHGGSTITQQAAKLLCLGKVYDPAEWKSESAYEADCRKGSLWRKGTEAIFALAMEAKYTKDEILSIYMNRAYMGGGAYGAEAAAQRYFGKSANQLNPAEGAMLAGLLTAPSTLAPTNNLQRSQDRAATVLRLMQEQGYLTAAEMQKNQDSPAELSEAAAARAGGYFADWVMDSIPDFLGDQTTEDVVIRSTLDQRLQGAAEEALKYIFENKVRSGSKAQAAIVVMSADGAVRAMVGGRRTKVSGVFNRATQAKRQTGSAFKPFVYATALELGYSPYDRVLDAKYCLNIPGSGQWCPDNYTRRFYGEVTLARALRDSLNVPAVKISEAVGRDKVSRVARDFGIDSDLAAGPALALGASESSLLEMTGAYAGILNGGSSVTPYGVSELKLVEDSEALMGASGGIGERVIRPEAAQQLVWMMEKVISGGTGQRAQIPGWQAAGKSGTTSAAKDAWFIGFTADYVAGVWMGYDDNTPLSGVTGGGLPAEIWRETMVRVHDGLTPKPLPMLEPAPIAPPPQQTRRERRRQGPQLGKELGRAVDNILRDILGN
- a CDS encoding P-II family nitrogen regulator; protein product: MKMIIAAIKPFKLDEVRQALTGLGVSGLMVTEIKGFGAQAGHTEIYRGAEYEVNFVPKLKLELVVPADQAEQAVSVIAETARTGKIGDGKIFVLDVEQAVRVRTGETDLEAL